The proteins below come from a single Miscanthus floridulus cultivar M001 chromosome 1, ASM1932011v1, whole genome shotgun sequence genomic window:
- the LOC136452178 gene encoding histone deacetylase 10, chloroplastic-like has product MEAHPESNKRVLAIVDALEKLELSPKMMLHVFIQDLTSLDSKSMWLQAMGRASYECLIFIEGTGPTYATETVMLYTFQESLLSAGAGIKLVDSVVTNLLSVDYNGGFSMFS; this is encoded by the exons GAAGCACATCCAGAATCTAACAAAAGAGTTCTTGCGATAGTTGATGCTCTTGAGAAATTGGAGCTTAGTCCCAAG ATGATGTTGCACGTGTTCATTCAAGATCTTACATCACTGGACTCAAAAAG CATGTGGCTACAAGCTATGGGTAGAGCTTCATATGAATGTCTGATATTTATTGAAGGGACTGGACCTACGTACGCTACAGAGACTGTAATGCTTTAT ACTTTCCAAGAATCACTTCTATCAGCCGGTGCCGGAATCAAATTGGTTGATTCAGTGGTAACTAATCTTCTCTCTGTTGACTATAATGGTGGTTTCAGCATGTTTTCTTAA